Proteins found in one Serratia plymuthica genomic segment:
- the rsmF gene encoding 16S rRNA (cytosine(1407)-C(5))-methyltransferase RsmF encodes MAKPASVILPPAFLDATRAVMPAELSMDDFIAACQRPLRRSLRVNTLKISVADFQALVQGYDWRLEPIPWCAEGFWIEREDEELRLGSAAEHLSGLFYIQEASSMLPVSALFADREKPRRVLDVAAAPGSKTTQIAALMNNRGGIVANEYSASRVKVLHANISRCGVKNVALTHFDGRVFGAALPESFDAILLDAPCSGEGVVRKDPDAMSNWSPESVTAIAATQRELIDSAFHALAPGGVMVYSTCTLNAQENQQIVNGLLAAYGDAVSIEPLGELFPGAEKALTAEGFLHVFPQIYDSEGFFVARLRKNHSVTPLPKPSYKLGKFPFTPLSGKDSAAICQAAAASGLAWDETSRLWARDKEIWLFPAELEALVSKVRFSRIGVKLAESFPKGYRWQHEAVIALATADGKQRFELDAALAQEWYHGRDLYPEAPPQSDECIVTYQQQPLGIAKRIGSRIKNNLPRELVRDGTLDFHQ; translated from the coding sequence GTGGCCAAACCTGCCTCCGTTATTTTGCCTCCCGCTTTTCTCGACGCGACGCGCGCCGTCATGCCCGCCGAACTGTCGATGGACGATTTTATAGCCGCTTGCCAGCGCCCGCTGCGCCGCAGCCTGCGGGTGAATACGTTGAAGATCAGCGTTGCCGACTTTCAGGCGCTGGTGCAAGGTTATGACTGGCGATTGGAACCTATTCCCTGGTGTGCGGAAGGTTTTTGGATCGAGCGTGAGGATGAAGAATTGCGGCTCGGCAGCGCGGCGGAGCACCTGAGCGGCCTGTTTTACATTCAGGAAGCCAGTTCGATGCTGCCGGTCAGCGCCCTGTTCGCCGATCGCGAAAAACCGCGTCGGGTACTGGACGTGGCCGCCGCGCCGGGTTCCAAAACCACCCAGATTGCCGCGCTGATGAACAATCGGGGCGGTATCGTGGCCAACGAATACTCCGCCAGCCGGGTTAAAGTCCTTCACGCCAACATCAGTCGCTGCGGCGTAAAAAACGTGGCGCTGACCCACTTTGACGGCCGGGTGTTCGGCGCGGCGCTGCCGGAAAGTTTCGATGCCATTTTGCTGGACGCCCCCTGTTCCGGCGAAGGTGTGGTGCGCAAAGATCCGGACGCCATGAGCAACTGGTCACCGGAAAGCGTTACCGCCATTGCCGCCACCCAACGCGAACTGATCGACAGTGCTTTCCATGCGCTGGCCCCCGGCGGCGTCATGGTTTACTCCACCTGCACGCTCAACGCGCAAGAAAATCAGCAAATCGTCAACGGCCTGCTGGCGGCCTACGGCGATGCGGTGAGCATTGAACCGCTGGGTGAGCTGTTCCCCGGCGCGGAAAAGGCGCTAACCGCCGAAGGCTTCCTGCACGTGTTCCCGCAGATCTACGACAGCGAGGGTTTTTTCGTGGCGCGGCTGCGCAAGAACCATTCTGTTACCCCATTGCCGAAACCGAGCTACAAACTGGGTAAATTCCCGTTCACCCCGCTTTCCGGCAAGGATTCGGCCGCTATCTGCCAGGCCGCCGCGGCTTCCGGTCTCGCCTGGGATGAAACCAGCCGGCTGTGGGCGCGCGATAAAGAGATCTGGTTGTTCCCTGCCGAACTGGAGGCGCTGGTCAGCAAGGTGCGCTTCTCGCGCATTGGGGTGAAGCTGGCCGAGAGTTTCCCTAAAGGATACCGCTGGCAGCATGAAGCCGTTATCGCGCTGGCCACCGCCGACGGCAAGCAGCGTTTCGAGTTGGATGCCGCGCTGGCGCAAGAGTGGTATCACGGCCGCGATCTGTATCCGGAAGCGCCGCCGCAAAGCGATGAATGCATAGTGACCTACCAACAGCAGCCGTTGGGTATCGCCAAACGCATCGGCAGCCGGATCAAAAACAATCTGCCGCGCGAACTGGTCCGCGACGGTACACTGGATTTTCATCAATAA
- a CDS encoding Csu type fimbrial protein — MRISACGLLLGMTAAPAIGDTGVNDLQKSSPFTVNATVVKGCVLGSGNSDVTTFGTLNFGQISSLASNINIVSSAGAGSVLLRCNPGLSVTLALGVGNNVTGSISAGRKLKNTLTTETLLYQLYQDNNYATLWGDGANGGGAQVIAATGSTQEIKVYARLFSASTLPTSGTYNDTVLLTVTY, encoded by the coding sequence ATGCGCATTTCAGCCTGCGGTCTACTGCTCGGGATGACGGCGGCCCCGGCAATCGGTGACACCGGCGTCAACGACTTGCAAAAGAGCTCGCCGTTTACCGTCAATGCGACGGTAGTGAAAGGCTGCGTCCTGGGCAGCGGCAACAGCGATGTCACCACCTTCGGCACCCTCAACTTTGGTCAAATCTCTTCGTTGGCCAGCAATATCAATATCGTATCCAGCGCCGGGGCCGGTTCAGTGCTGTTGCGTTGCAACCCGGGCCTGAGCGTCACGCTGGCGCTCGGCGTCGGCAACAACGTCACCGGCTCCATCTCCGCAGGGCGCAAACTAAAAAATACCCTGACCACGGAGACGCTGCTTTATCAACTCTACCAGGACAACAACTACGCCACCCTGTGGGGCGATGGCGCCAACGGCGGCGGCGCGCAGGTGATCGCCGCCACCGGCAGTACCCAGGAAATCAAAGTTTATGCCCGTTTGTTTTCGGCCAGTACCCTGCCCACCAGTGGCACTTACAACGATACGGTCTTGCTGACGGTAACTTATTAA
- a CDS encoding Csu type fimbrial protein: MRQAVFGCGLLALSLAVYADSKTANIGVSATLLNACEAGSSSGGNVSFGSLNFGTVYFLTTAVSVAGQQNAGAIRVKCNNGTSYNVLLNGGQSGNTAARYLQSAANQRVNYNLYIDSAHSVIWNNLTGVSQTANGQDNWLPVYGMIPVQSTPPVGSYTDTVQVTINW, translated from the coding sequence GTGCGGCAGGCGGTTTTCGGTTGCGGATTACTGGCGTTAAGTCTGGCGGTTTATGCCGATAGCAAAACCGCCAATATTGGCGTCAGCGCCACTTTGCTGAATGCGTGCGAAGCCGGCAGCAGCTCGGGGGGCAACGTCAGCTTCGGCTCGCTGAACTTTGGTACGGTGTATTTTCTCACTACCGCCGTCAGCGTAGCCGGGCAACAAAATGCCGGCGCCATCCGCGTGAAATGCAACAACGGCACCAGCTACAACGTGCTGCTCAACGGCGGGCAAAGCGGCAACACCGCAGCCCGCTACCTGCAAAGCGCCGCCAACCAACGGGTAAACTACAACCTGTACATCGATAGCGCCCACAGCGTCATTTGGAATAACCTGACCGGGGTCTCGCAAACCGCTAACGGCCAGGATAACTGGTTGCCGGTGTATGGCATGATCCCGGTGCAATCCACCCCGCCGGTCGGCAGCTACACCGATACCGTACAGGTGACCATCAATTGGTAA
- a CDS encoding Csu type fimbrial protein: MKKTLVALASVATLLCANGAAHAAGTIQGNLGVTLTIGAGCVVGGGNSSGSVNDFGSISFGTYSSLANIIDASATGSGGAGTLSLTCTDGTDYTVALDNGLHVTTGSQRRMASTAGAFINYNLYQDQARATAWGSGANALTGTGTGVAVPLIVYGRVPAAGSTPAADTYNDTVMMTVTW, translated from the coding sequence ATGAAAAAAACTCTGGTGGCATTGGCCTCGGTAGCAACCCTGCTGTGCGCAAACGGCGCAGCCCACGCAGCAGGCACCATTCAGGGCAACCTGGGAGTGACGTTAACCATAGGCGCAGGTTGTGTTGTGGGTGGCGGCAACAGCAGCGGCTCAGTCAATGATTTTGGCTCCATCAGCTTTGGCACCTACTCTTCTCTTGCCAATATTATCGACGCCAGCGCAACCGGTTCCGGCGGCGCAGGCACGCTGTCGCTGACCTGCACTGACGGCACCGACTATACCGTCGCATTGGACAACGGGCTGCACGTAACCACCGGCAGCCAACGCCGCATGGCCAGCACCGCCGGCGCCTTTATCAATTACAACCTCTATCAGGATCAAGCCCGCGCTACCGCCTGGGGCAGCGGCGCCAACGCCCTGACCGGCACAGGCACCGGTGTGGCAGTTCCTCTGATTGTCTACGGCCGCGTCCCGGCTGCGGGCAGCACGCCGGCAGCCGATACCTATAACGATACCGTGATGATGACGGTAACCTGGTAA